From Anopheles funestus chromosome 3RL, idAnoFuneDA-416_04, whole genome shotgun sequence, a single genomic window includes:
- the LOC125772141 gene encoding zinc finger protein 3 homolog, with translation MATTNEMDVDSPFVKKENSCKICGENEGPMESIFCKADDIALLNKIYKCTRVEVTPVCGLISPICEYCHRRIDEFDENAQPKVVEFVIKTELEPEPLDYDPLNVGNLVDPMAIDVKSEDDTEEENSHMDKAIKGRGKRKVVIVQPRTRTVRKPGRPRIDKESKKPPKSIYKARENRTSVDDESYNENEEEDHSEPSTETRQSERERISSQDDDKSKSSDFESDLENGNESALGEETDHLSSSDEEPVKRGRPKRGYRAKGKKPKRTDSPKQCEVCGKQVQYMREHMRLHRIESQHPCPHCDRTFVQANNLKYHIRKHLGVKPYACKQCKKEFYCEAHLKSHMRVHGPQGLFQCSVCPKSFNQECNLKKHLRVHTGEKPYVCDKCGKRFNSTSNLRNHARLHSDERPLTCDHCSKSFVDVHHLQRHIRVHTGERPYICHVCFNAFYCQTGLMDHLKTHIEKKSLKLD, from the exons ATGGCTACCACCAACGAGATGGACGTCGatag CCCCTTcgtgaagaaggaaaacagttGTAAAATCTGTGGCGAAAATGAAGGACCAATGGAATCAATCTTTTGCAAGGCGGACGACATTGCACTATTGAACAAGATTTACAAATGCACCCGCGTTGAA GTGACACCGGTTTGCGGATTGATTTCTCCCATCTGTGAGTACTGCCATCGGCGTATCGATGAGTTCGATGAGAATGCACAACCGAAGGTGGTAGAGTTTGTGATCAAGACCGAGCTGGAACCGGAACCTCTTGATTATGATCCATTGAATGTTGGAAACCTCGTCGATCCGATGGCTATCGATG TTAAATCAGAAGATGAtacggaagaagaaaatagtCACATGGATAAAGCCATCAAAGGGAGAGGGAAGAGAAAAGTAGTTATTGTTCAACCGAGAACAAGGACAGTTCGAAAACCTGGCAGACCAAGAATAGATAAAGAATCGAAGAAACCACCGAAAAGTATTTACAAAGCTCGTGAAAACAGAACATCTGTAGATGATGAAAGCtataatgaaaatgaagagGAAGACCATTCAGAACCTTCCACCGAAACACGTCAGTCGGAACGGGAGCGCATTTCCTCGCAAGATGACGATAAATCAAAATCCAGTGACTTTGAATCGGATCTTGAGAATGGGAATGAATCCGCGCTAGGGGAGGAAACGGACCACCTAAGCAGTTCCGACGAGGAACCCGTAAAACGGGGACGTCCCAAGCGAGGTTATCGTGCGAAAGGTAAAAAACCGAAGCGTACCGATTCACCGAAACAATGCGAAGTCTGTGGCAAGCAGGTGCAGTATATGCGGGAACATATGCGTCTGCATCGGATAGAGTCACAGCATCCGTGTCCACACTGTGACCGAACGTTTGTGCAGGCAAATAACCTCAAGTACCACATACGGAAACATTTGGGCGTGAAACCGTACGCTTGCAAGCAGTGCAAAAAAGAATTCTACTGTGAAGCACATCTAAAGTCGCACATGCGTGTCCACGGCCCGCAAGGTCTGTTTCAGTGCAGCGTGTGTCCGAAAAGCTTCAACCAGGAGTGCAATCTAAAGAAGCATCTGCGCGTACATACTGGTGAAAAGCCGTATGTATGCGACAAATGTGGGAAGCGCTTTAATAGCACTTCAAATCTACGCAACCACGCACGGTTGCATTCGGACGAACGGCCACTAACGTGTGATCACTGTTCGAAAAGTTTTGTCGATGTGCATCATCTGCAGCGGCACATACGGGTTCATACGG GGGAAAGACCGTACATTTGTCATGTGTGCTTCAATGCCTTCTACTGCCAGACGGGCCTAATGGACCACCTGAAGACGCACATCGAGAAAAAATCTTTGAAACTAGACTAG
- the LOC125772139 gene encoding methyl farnesoate epoxidase-like, whose product MWNGVLIAFAVLSALYCYWDARKPKKFPPGPTWLPFIGSGLVVLKLARSLHYFHLMWLALCQQYGQIVGVRFGQDRIIVVSGREAIRAMYAKEQFDGRPDGYFFRMRSFGQRLGVALTDGPNWEVQRKFAVRTMKQLGMGRNEFVRVIEREVQELVENFRKRAAAGETFPMSGSMDVALLNVLWVLLAGQRYELENERLGWLAETIHQTFHVIDVSGGTLNRFPWLRFVCPESSGYGPMLRLLKPLWGFLEETIEAIRKNPHCPSRRDSLISAFLVEMSRAEHHNSFTDSQLVSLCLDLFQASIETISSVLGFAFQYMLHYPDVMHKVQRELDAIVGPDRLPTANDRPQLPYTEAVILEVERIATVVPGGLVHRAMEDVELCGYHIPKDAIVLPLLYSLQMDPKYWVDPDVFRPERFLNEEGDRVVQHDLFIPFGAGRRRCLGEALAKPAVFLFFSAILHRFTIECADKELPSLSGVDGITLSPQPYSLRMLERLCR is encoded by the exons ATGTGGAACGGTGTACTGATCGCGTTCGCAGTACTCTCGGCACTGTACTGTTATTGGGATGCTCGAAAGCCCAAGAAATTTCCACCTG GTCCAACTTGGCTCCCATTCATCGGGAgtggtttggtggtgttaAAGTTGGCCCGTTCTCTCCACTACTTTCATCTGATGTGGTTAGCACTCTGCCAGCAGTATGGTCAAATTGTGGGTGTTCGTTTTGGCCAGGATCGTATCATTGTCGTATCGGGACGGGAAGCAATTCGTGCCATGTACGCGAAGGAACAGTTCGATGGTCGTCCAGATGGTTACTTCTTTCGGATGCGTTCGTTTGGCCAGCGTCTTGGAGTCGCTCTGACCGATGGACCAAATTGGGAGGTACAGCGTAAGTTTGCCGTTCGCACAATGAAACAGCTCGGTATGGGACGGAACGagtttgtgcgtgtgattGAGCGAGAGGTGCAGGAATTGGTTGAGAACTTCCGTAAACGGGCAGCCGCGGGAGAAACATTCCCGATGAGCGGTTCAATGGATGTGGCGTTGCTAAATGTACTGTGGGTGCTTCTGGCTGGTCAGCGATACGAGCTGGAGAACGAACGATTGGGCTGGTTAGCCGAAACCATTCATCAAACGTTTCACGTAATCGACGTGTCGGGCGGAACATTGAACCGGTTCCCTTGGTTGCGCTTTGTCTGTCCGGAAAGCTCCGGATACGGTCCGATGCTACGATTACTAAAGCCTCTTTGGGGTTTTCTAGAG GAAACGATTGAAGCGATCAGGAAGAATCCTCACTGTCCCAGCCGGCGCGACAGTCTCATCTCGGCCTTTCTGGTGGAGATGTCCCGGGCGGAACATCACAACTCGTTCACCGATTCGCAGCTCGTCAGTTTGTGTCTGGATCTGTTTCAGGCCAGCATTGAAACGATTAGCAGCGTGCTCGGATTCGCCTTCCAGTACATGCTGCACTATCCGGATGTGATGCATAAGGTGCAGCGGGAACTGGACGCGATCGTTGGGCCGGACAGATTACCAACGGCCAATGATAGACCTCAGCTGCCGTACACCGAAGCGGTCATCCTGGAGGTGGAACGTATAGCGACCGTCGTACCGGGTGGGCTTGTACATCGAGCTATGGAAGATGTGGAGCTGTGTGGATACCACATACCGAAGGATGCCATCGTGCTACCGTTGCTGTACTCGCTACAGATGGATCCGAAATATTGGGTCGATCCGGACGTTTTCCGACCGGAGCGATTTCTAAACGAAGAAGGCGATCGTGTTGTACAGCACGATCTTTTCATACCTTTTGGTGCGGGTCGACGCCGCTGTCTTGGGGAGGCACTAGCCAAACCGGCGGTGTTTCTATTCTTTAGTGCGATTCTGCATCGGTTTACGATCGAATGTGCAGACAAGGAATTACCATCGTTAAGTGGAGTTGATGGTATAACTTTGTCACCACAACCGTACAGCCTGAGAATGCTGGAACGGCTGTGTAGGTAG